A genomic region of Oryza glaberrima chromosome 1, OglaRS2, whole genome shotgun sequence contains the following coding sequences:
- the LOC127757998 gene encoding uncharacterized protein LOC127757998 yields MEVPSPGNQPVAPPGNQPVTQPLPPQFVVPSSFASTYRPALASDVERLLQVNESRGFPGMLGSIDCMHWRWEKCPLAWRGQFTRGDYGVPTIVLEAVASQDLHIWHAFFGVAGSNNDLNVLNQSPLFFDALKGEAPQVQFSVNGNEYGTGYYLADGIYPEWAAFMKTIPLPQTEKHKLFAKHQEGARKDVERAFGVLQSRFTIVRRPARLWRRKSVGRIMLACVILHNMIVEDEREEATIHIDLNENPGASFALPPEVNIDGNLCFADVMRKKATVRSRPQHTQLKNDLVEHIWHKFGDNHHN; encoded by the exons ATGGAGGTCCCGTCGCCGGGGAATCAGCCCGTCGCGCCGCCAGGGAATCAGCCTGTCACGCAGCCGCTGCCACCTCAGTTCGTCGTCCCGTCCTCGTTTGCTTCCACCTACAGACCCG CGCTTGCCTCGGATGTTGAGCGTCTACTTCAGGTCAACGAGTCTCGTGGTTTTCCTGGAATGTTAGGAAGCATAGATTGCATGCACTGGCGTTGGGAGAAGTGTCCTTTAGCATGGAGGGGGCAATTCACCCGTGGTGATTATGGAGTACCAACAATAGTCCTAGAAGCTGTTGCTTCCCAGGACTTGCATATTTGGCATGCTTTCTTTGGAGTTGCTGGGTCAAACAATGACCTTAATGTGCTGAACCAGTCCCCATTGTTTTTTGATGCATTGAAAGGAGAAGCCCCGCAAGTTCAGTTTTCAGTCAATGGGAATGAGTATGGAACAGGTTATTACCTTGCTGATGGTATATATCCAGAATGGGCTGCCTTCATGAAGACCATACCTCTTCCCCAAACTGAGAAGCATAAGTTGTTTGCCAAGCACCAAGAAGGGGCAAGGAAAGATGTGGAGCGTGCTTTTGGGGTGTTGCAGTCCCGATTTACCATTGTCCGTCGGCCTGCACGATTGTGGAGGCGGAAGAGTGTTGGGAGGATCATGCTAGCTTGTGTGATTCTCCACAACATGATAGTCgaagatgagagagaggaagctACCATTCATATTGACTTGAATGAGAATCCAGGGGCATCGTTTGCGCTGCCTCCTGAAGTGAATATAGATGGTAATCTGTGTTTTGCTGATGTGATGCGCAAAAAAGCTACTGTCCGTTCTCGTCCACAACACACCCAACTTAAAAATGATTTGGTCGAGCACATTTGGCATAAGTTTGGAGATAACCATCATAATTAG
- the LOC127765706 gene encoding uncharacterized protein LOC127765706: protein MEDYFAAEPLYTESIFRTRFRMNRRLFLRIVNALGQCSPYFTYRVDCTGRIGLSPLQKCTAAMRMLAYGTPADALDEYLKIGKCTSLECLDRFTRGVIEVFGGEYLRRPTSSDVERLLQVNESRGFPGMLGSIDCMHWRWEKCPLAWRGQFTRGDYGVPTIVLEAVASQDLHIWHAFFGVAGSNNDLNVLNQSPLFFDALKGEAPQVQFSVNGNEYGTGYYLADGIYPEWAAFMKTIPLPQTEKHKLFAKHQEGARKDVERAFGVLQSRFTIVRRPARLWRRKSVGRIMLACVILHNMIVEDEREEATIHIDLNENPGASFALPPEVNIGGNLCFADVMRKKATVRSRPQHTQLKNDLVEHIWHKFGDNHHN from the coding sequence ATGGAGGACTACTTCGCTGCAGAACCACTCTACACTGAGAGTATATTTCGTACAAGATTCCGTATGAATAGACGCCTCTTCCTACGCATTGTGAATGCCCTTGGTCAGTGTTCTCCCTATTTCACTTATAGGGTAGATTGTACTGGTCGAATAGGGCTTTCACCACTGCAAAAGTGTACAGCAGCCATGCGCATGCTGGCATATGGCACTCCTGCAGATGCCCTTGATGAGTACTTGAAGATTGGGAAGTGTACTTCATTAGAGTGCTTGGATAGGTTTACACGGGGGGTGATTGAGGTGTTCGGTGGGGAGTACTTGCGACGCCCCACATCCTCGGATGTTGAGCGTCTACTTCAGGTCAACGAGTCTCGTGGTTTTCCTGGAATGTTAGGAAGCATAGATTGCATGCACTGGCGTTGGGAGAAGTGTCCTTTAGCATGGAGGGGGCAATTCACCCGTGGTGATTATGGAGTACCAACAATAGTCCTAGAAGCTGTTGCTTCCCAGGACTTGCATATTTGGCATGCTTTCTTTGGAGTTGCTGGGTCAAACAATGACCTTAATGTGCTGAACCAGTCCCCATTGTTTTTTGATGCATTGAAAGGAGAAGCCCCGCAAGTTCAGTTTTCAGTCAATGGGAATGAGTATGGAACAGGTTATTACCTTGCTGATGGTATATATCCAGAATGGGCTGCCTTCATGAAGACCATACCTCTTCCCCAAACTGAGAAGCATAAGTTGTTTGCCAAGCACCAAGAAGGGGCAAGGAAAGATGTGGAGCGTGCTTTTGGGGTGTTGCAGTCCCGATTTACCATTGTCCGTCGGCCTGCACGATTGTGGAGGCGGAAGAGTGTTGGGAGGATCATGCTAGCTTGTGTGATTCTCCACAACATGATAGTCgaagatgagagagaggaagctACCATTCATATTGACTTGAATGAGAATCCAGGGGCATCGTTTGCGCTGCCTCCTGAAGTGAATATAGGTGGTAATCTGTGTTTTGCTGATGTGATGCGCAAAAAAGCTACTGTCCGTTCTCGTCCACAACACACCCAACTTAAAAATGATTTGGTCGAGCACATTTGGCATAAGTTTGGAGATAACCATCATAATTAG